From a region of the Malania oleifera isolate guangnan ecotype guangnan chromosome 12, ASM2987363v1, whole genome shotgun sequence genome:
- the LOC131144350 gene encoding U-box domain-containing protein 19-like, giving the protein MLFYLSNLSPFFCSLKVKSLCHRSETLLQFSMIYNSDEWGRRVLTFPAIRPCESVSPATLLGSLITLAGDICGFKAKFFASNKRNAWESIRQVGVLLVFLEVVRETQLVLPDSIGLSFSELHLAFQKIRFLLEDCTREYARLWIAMKSEQFAVQFRVLIRSIATALDALTSESINVSGDAKELIELVQRQSRKARFEVESNDKQISEKVLAILNQFRDNTAPEESDLKWVLDRLGIRSWSDCEKEIKFLDSEIALELTNAEKEVTFLSSLMGFMTYCRCVLFNAVDYGVPWQSGGGCNEVLKTLNPDDFRCPISLEIMTDPVTISSGHTYDRSSIQKWFGAGNSTCPKTGKKLKNTTMVPNSVLRGLIRQYCSNNGIPIGQSDAQNCNTVKRVVEGKAEAAMKMVCSFLVRKLAVGTSEERNKAAYEIKLLTKTSIYNRSCLAEAGAIPHLLSLLSSSDSIIQENAMAALSSLSKHSKGKAMVAENGGLKLVSQVLKKGPKFEVRLLAAATLYYLASVEEYRRLIGKIPEAIPGLVELIKNGTDCGKKNALVAVSRLLMYPGNHKKLLATRAVPMLLNILTSSEREDLAKDSLLALSILAEKPDGTHAILSGRGGLNLLVGVLNSLSSKMGKEYCASLLLALCINGGNGVVGVLAKNPSVMGPLYSMLAGGSPQGRKKASSLINTLQNFYERSSDGSIKPLAARRGQLVHI; this is encoded by the coding sequence ATGCTCTTTTATTTGTCAAATCTTTCGCCATTTTTTTGTTCATTGAAGGTCAAATCTCTCTGTCATCGGAGCGAAACTCTTCTTCAATTTTCAATGATATACAATTCCGACGAGTGGGGTCGCCGGGTTCTGACGTTTCCGGCGATCCGGCCCTGCGAGTCCGTCTCTCCGGCGACGCTTCTCGGCTCTCTGATCACGCTAGCCGGTGACATATGCGGCTTCAAAGCGAAGTTCTTCGCCAGCAACAAGCGAAATGCGTGGGAATCGATTCGCCAGGTCGGAGTTCTTCTCGTTTTCCTGGAAGTAGTCCGCGAAACGCAATTGGTTCTCCCAGATTCGATCGGCCTGAGCTTCTCGGAGCTTCACTTGGCCTTTCAGAAGATTCGTTTCCTTCTTGAGGATTGCACGCGCGAATACGCTCGCCTCTGGATTGCAATGAAGTCCGAACAGTTCGCGGTTCAGTTTCGTGTTCTGATCCGGTCGATCGCGACGGCTCTGGATGCTCTGACATCGGAGTCGATTAATGTCTCCGGCGACGCTAAAGAATTGATCGAATTGGTGCAGAGGCAATCGAGAAAGGCGCGATTCGAAGTCGAGAGTAACGATAAACAGATTTCAGAAAAAGTTCTTGCAATTTTGAATCAGTTTCGGGATAATACTGCTCCGGAAGAGAGTGATCTGAAATGGGTTCTCGATCGATTAGGGATTCGGAGTTGGAGCGATTGCGAGAAGGAGATTAAGTTTTTGGATTCAGAGATTGCATTAGAATTGACCAATGCTGAGAAGGAGGTGACATTTCTCAGCAGCCTAATGGGCTTTATGACCTACTGCCGCTGTGTGCTGTTTAATGCTGTTGATTACGGAGTCCCTTGGCAATCCGGCGGAGGCTGCAATGAGGtgcttaaaaccctaaaccctgatgATTTCCGGTGTCCGATATCTCTCGAGATCATGACCGACCCGGTTACGATTTCATCAGGGCATACCTATGACCGATCGtctattcaaaaatggtttggaGCAGGTAACTCCACATGCCCCAAAACAGGAAAGAAGCTCAAGAACACAACTATGGTGCCCAATTCGGTCCTCCGCGGACTAATTCGGCAATACTGCTCCAATAATGGCATTCCCATTGGCCAATCGGATGCTCAAAACTGCAATACGGTGAAGAGAGTCGTCGAGGGAAAGGCAGAGGCGGCAATGAAAATGGTGTGTAGTTTTCTTGTTCGGAAACTTGCAGTTGGAACAAGTGAAGAGAGGAACAAAGCAGCTTATGAGATCAAGCTGCTCACCAAGACAAGCATTTACAATAGGTCTTGTTTGGCAGAAGCCGGCGCAATCCCACATCTCTTGAGCCTGCTTTCTTCTAGTGATTCGATTATCCAAGAGAATGCCATGGCTGCCTTGTCGAGCCTCTCGAAACATTCGAAAGGCAAAGCGATGGTCGCGGAGAATGGGGGATTGAAATTGGTATCCCAGGTCCTGAAAAAAGGACCAAAGTTCGAGGTTAGACTACTTGCGGCTGCTACATTGTACTACCTTGCTTCGGTCGAAGAGTACCGGAGATTGATTGGGAAAATCCCGGAGGCTATTCCAGGTCTGGTAGAGCTCATCAAGAACGGAACTGATTGCGGAAAGAAGAATGCACTGGTTGCCGTCTCCAGGCTGCTAATGTACCCTGGCAATCACAAGAAGCTGCTTGCTACCAGAGCAGTCCCAATGCTGCTTAACATTTTGACTTCTTCAGAAAGAGAAGATCTAGCGAAGGATTCCCTATTAGCTCTATCGATTCTAGCAGAGAAACCCGATGGAACACACGCAATTTTATCCGGCCGAGGAGGCCTTAATCTACTTGTGGGGGTTTTAAATTCCTTATCATCAAAGATGGGGAAAGAGTACTGTGCTTCCCTATTGCTGGCTCTGTGCATCAACGGGGGTAATGGTGTGGTTGGGGTTTTAGCAAAGAACCCTTCTGTTATGGGACCATTGTATTCAATGCTAGCCGGAGGCAGCCCTCAGGGGAGGAAGAAGGCCAGTTCGCTCATCAATACTCTCCAAAACTTCTACGAGAGAAGCTCGGATGGCTCGATAAAGCCCCTAGCGGCTCGGAGGGGGCAATTAGTACATATCTAG
- the LOC131144351 gene encoding equilibrative nucleotide transporter 1 — MKNINLNHAFSAEAPANCPLCPSQDPNDTVLLCRHSLANVIAHSDIPTTTPTQAETKTALSDSPIDGPSVTATELPPPSPMGFAGGTRNGDSESSTLLPAPVLPNKKIPEDSYHLAYIVYFTLGAGFLLPWNAFITAVDYFSYLYPDASVDRVFAVVYMLVGLLFLLLIIAYAYKSDVVVRINAGLALFVLALLVVPVLDAVYIKGRTGIYSGFYVTVAAVGLSGMADALVQGGIIGSAGELPERYMQAVVSGTAASGVLVSFLRILTKAVYPQNPHGLRKSANLYFSVSIVIMGICIVFYNAVHRLPVIKYYNDLKMQAVNEEREERGEMTGCLWRSTLWSIVGRVKWYGFGIALIYVVTLSIFPGYVTEDVHSAILKDWYSILLITAYNVFDLFGKSLTAVYLLENSKIAIGASVARLLFYPLFLGCLHGPKFFRTEIPVTLLTCLLGLTNGYFTSVLMILAPKAVQLQQAEIAGIVVVLFLIIGLAAGSIVAWFWVI, encoded by the exons ATGaagaatataaatttaaatcatgcTTTCTCCGCTGAAGCACCCGCGAATTGCCCATTATGCCCCTCTCAAGACCCAAACGACACCGTTTTACTGTGCCGACATTCCCTAGCCAATGTGATCGCCCATTCGGATATCCCAACAACTACGCCCACGCAAGCCGAAACCAAAACCGCGCTCTCAGATTCGCCGATCGACGGCCCGTCGGTGACGGCGACTGAACTACCACCACCATCTCCGATGGGCTTCGCCGGAGGCACTAGGAATGGAGACTCTGAATCGTCAACGCTCCTCCCGGCGCCAGTCCTGCCCAACAAGAAGATCCCAGAAGACTCCTACCACTTGGCGTACATCGTCTACTTCACGCTCGGCGCCGGTTTCCTCCTCCCCTGGAACGCCTTCATCACCGCCGTCGACTACTTCAGCTACCTCTACCCTGATGCCAGCGTCGACCGCGTCTTCGCCGTCGTCTACATGCTGGTGGGCCTCCTCTTTCTCCTCCTCATCATCGCCTACGCCTACAAGTCCGACGTCGTCGTACGCATTAACGCTGGCCTCGCCCTCTTCGTCCTCGCCCTTCTCGTCGTCCCCGTCCTCGATGCCGTCTACATCAAGGGCCGTACCGGCATATACTCCGGCTTCTACGTCACCGTCGCCGCCGTCGGGCTTTCCGGCATGGCCGACGCGCTCGTCCAGGGCGGCATCATTGGCTCGGCCGGCGAACTCCCGGAGAGGTATATGCAGGCCGTGGTCTCCGGCACTGCCGCTTCGG GTGTCCTTGTTTCGTTTTTAAGAATTTTAACCAAAGCTGTCTATCCCCAAAATCCTCACGGGCTGAGAAAGAGTGCAAATCTCTATTTTTCTGTTAGCATTGTGATTATGGGCATATGCATTGTTTTCTACAATGCGGTGCATAGACTGCCAGTTATCAAGTATTACAATGATCTGAAAATGCAAGCTGTaaatgaggagagagaagagagaggtgAAATGACAGGGTGTCTATGGAGATCAACCTTGTGGAGCATAGTAGGGAGGGTCAAGTGGTACGGGTTTGGGATTGCCTTGATATATGTTGTGACGTTGTCTATATTTCCGGGTTATGTTACAGAGGATGTGCACTCTGCGATTCTGAAGGATTGGTATTCCATCCTACTTATCACTGCCTACAATGTGTTTGATCTGTTTGGCAAGTCGCTCACCGCAGTCTATCTCCTTGAAAATTCAAAGATTGCCATTGGGGCATCTGTGGCCAGATTGCTGTTTTATCCTCTCTTCTTGGGTTGCTTGCATGGTCCCAAATTCTTCCGGACAGAGATTCCTGTGACCCTGCTAACTTGCCTTTTAGGACTCACTAATGGATATTTTACGAGCGTGCTGATGATTTTGGCTCCCAAAGCAGTTCAACTGCAGCAAGCAGAGATTGCAGGAATTGTGGTTGTGTTGTTCCTGATCATTGGCCTGGCTGCTGGTTCCATCGTAGCTTGGTTTTGGGTCATCTGA